GGCATTTCCTCGCCAGCGTCCAGACGAGCCTTGAGCTTAGCATGAGCAATGTCGCGAGCCACGATGATGGTACCCTTCAAATTAACACGGGTGCTAACTGGATACTTGCTCAACTCAGCACGTACTGCGTCGATACCCTTGTCGAGGTCGATTTCAATACCCTTTGCACCCTCGCCTGGCTTGCGAAGCTCTTCAGGAATCAACTCTGTAGGGTTCTCATCCATCTTCTCCAACCAGATACCGTCCTTGTTGATTTTAGCCTTGATGTTGCGGTCGGCAGAGCAGCTTACGCCCATACCGATAGGACAGCTGGCACCATGACGTGGGAGGCGAACTACGCGGATGTCGTGAGCCAGGTACTTGCCACCAAACTGTGCACCCAAGCCGATCTTGTGTGCCTCTTCGAGGAGTTTGTTTTCCAAGTCAATATCACGGAAAGCACGACCTGTCTCATCGCCTGTAGTAGGCAACTCATCGTAGTATTTGATAGAAGCCAACTTCACGGTAAGGAGGTTCTTCTCAGCAGAAGTACCACCGATTACGAATGCGATGTGGTAAGGAGGACATGCTGCAGTACCCAGACTCTTCATCTTCTCAACGAGGAATGGGAGCAATGTACCCTCATTCTGGATAGTAGCTTTGGTCATTGGGTAGAAGTAAGTCTTGTTGGCAGAGCCACCACCCTTAGCTACCATCACAAAACGGTACTCATCACCTTCTGTAGCCTCGATGTCAATCTGGGCAGGGAGGTTGCAACGGGTGTTCACCTCATCATACATATTGAGAGGAGCATTCTGTGAATAGCGGAGGTTGTCTTGTGTGTATGTGTTATAGACACCAAGGCTCAAAGCCTCTTCATCCTCAAAGTCAGTCCATACGCGCTGGCCTTTCTCGCCATGAATGATGGCAGTACCTGTATCCTGGCAGAATGGGAGAATGCCCTTCACGGCAGTCTCTGCGTTGCGGAGGAACTGGAGAGCTACGTACTTGTCGTTCTCAGAAGCCTCTGGGTCGGTCAAAATCTTAGCTACCTGAGCATTGTGCTCACGACGGAGCATGAACTCTACGTCGTGGAAACCCTGCTGTGCCAGCAAAGTCAAAGCTTCTTTAGAAACCTTGAGGATTGTCTTACCCTCAAACTCTGCTGTGCTTACGCCTTCTTTAGAGATAAGGCGGTACTCTGTCTTGTCCTCTCCAAGCTGAAACATTGGAGCGTACTTAAAATCTGGAGCTTTTGCCATAATGTTTTTTTGTTATAATTTAAAACTGTTGAAATATTCTTTTTTACTGTTGAAACATTCAAATTTAATAGCTGAAACTATCTGACAGACACGTTGAGTAATCCATCATCAGTCTCTTTAATTCTCGTAATCTATTTCCTGGTCAAGACTATCCACGAAATTGCGGAAGACTTCTTCTTCCACATCTCCCATGGCAAATTCTTTCTCTGCATCCTTCTTGATTTCGGCAATCCATGAACGGCGGGCTTTGATGTAGTCCTCATGAATGCGGTTGGCATCTTCGAGCGTAATCTCGCTAATGCCGTAGTAATCGCAGATCATTTTGTAAGTCCATGACCACTGGTACTCGCGGTAGTTGGCATCGATATTTTCGAATCGCTCGATGAGTTCCTGGATGGTCTCGATGTTTCCATCTTTCAGGTCGTTGATGATTCTCTCTTCCTCTGATACAGGAAGGAGGAGACCCGACAGGTCGTCCCAGTCGCCCAAACCAATCTGTGTGCTTGGTGGGGTGATGCTCGGGTCGCGCTTGAGAACTCTCTTCAGTACGGCACCCATGTAGATGCGAAGAGCAATGTCGTAATACTTGATGCCCTTGTGAAGCGAGGTGGCTGGTATGATGTACTCATGATAGAGGTATTGCGAAACATTATCGCCCGTTACCTCGCGCAGATTTTCGA
This is a stretch of genomic DNA from Segatella hominis. It encodes these proteins:
- a CDS encoding fumarate hydratase; this translates as MAKAPDFKYAPMFQLGEDKTEYRLISKEGVSTAEFEGKTILKVSKEALTLLAQQGFHDVEFMLRREHNAQVAKILTDPEASENDKYVALQFLRNAETAVKGILPFCQDTGTAIIHGEKGQRVWTDFEDEEALSLGVYNTYTQDNLRYSQNAPLNMYDEVNTRCNLPAQIDIEATEGDEYRFVMVAKGGGSANKTYFYPMTKATIQNEGTLLPFLVEKMKSLGTAACPPYHIAFVIGGTSAEKNLLTVKLASIKYYDELPTTGDETGRAFRDIDLENKLLEEAHKIGLGAQFGGKYLAHDIRVVRLPRHGASCPIGMGVSCSADRNIKAKINKDGIWLEKMDENPTELIPEELRKPGEGAKGIEIDLDKGIDAVRAELSKYPVSTRVNLKGTIIVARDIAHAKLKARLDAGEEMPEYFKNHPILYAGPAKTPEGYPCGSMGPTTANRMDPYVDEFQDHGASLVMIAKGNRGDIVTEACKKHGGFYLGTIGGVAAVLSQSSIKSIECVEYPELGMEAIWKITVEDFPAFILVDDKGNDFFKQLKPWTPCKECQK